The following proteins are encoded in a genomic region of Helicobacter macacae MIT 99-5501:
- a CDS encoding 2-oxoglutarate ferredoxin oxidoreductase subunit beta, translated as MAFNYDEYLRVDKMPTLWCWGCGDGVILKSIIRTIDALGWKMDDVCLVSGIGCSGRMSSYVNCNTVHTTHGRALAYATGIKLANPKKHVIVVSGDGDALAIGGNHTIHACRRNIDLNYVLVNNFIYGLTNSQTSPTTPKGMWTVTAQYGNIENSFDPCKLVDAAGASFIARESVLDPKKIEKVLLEGFKHEGFSFFDIHSNCHINLGRKNKMGEAVQVLKWIESRIVTKRKYDEMSDEEKIGKFPTGILKHDTSRQEYCNAYEEVIAKAQATKGA; from the coding sequence ATGGCGTTTAATTATGATGAATATTTACGAGTGGATAAAATGCCCACTTTGTGGTGCTGGGGCTGTGGCGATGGAGTAATCCTAAAATCTATCATTCGCACTATTGATGCACTAGGGTGGAAGATGGATGATGTGTGCTTGGTGAGTGGTATCGGGTGTAGCGGGCGAATGAGCTCGTATGTGAATTGCAATACTGTGCATACCACTCACGGACGCGCTCTAGCTTATGCCACAGGTATAAAGCTAGCAAATCCCAAAAAGCACGTCATAGTCGTAAGTGGTGATGGAGATGCGCTTGCTATCGGTGGGAATCACACTATTCACGCTTGCAGGCGCAATATCGACTTAAACTATGTGCTAGTCAATAACTTCATCTATGGGCTTACAAACTCTCAAACTTCGCCTACCACACCTAAGGGAATGTGGACGGTTACTGCGCAATATGGAAATATCGAAAATAGCTTTGACCCCTGCAAGCTAGTCGATGCTGCGGGGGCGTCTTTTATCGCACGAGAATCTGTGCTAGACCCAAAAAAAATCGAGAAAGTCTTGCTTGAGGGCTTTAAGCACGAGGGCTTCAGCTTTTTTGACATTCATAGCAACTGCCATATAAACTTAGGGCGCAAAAACAAAATGGGCGAAGCTGTCCAAGTGCTAAAATGGATAGAATCTCGCATAGTTACCAAGCGTAAATATGATGAAATGAGCGATGAGGAAAAAATAGGCAAGTTCCCAACAGGTATCCTAAAACACGATACTTCAAGGCAGGAGTATTGCAATGCCTATGAGGAAGTCATCGCTAAAGCACAAGCCACAAAAGGAGCATAA
- a CDS encoding 4Fe-4S binding protein, which produces MSNMVAPDNTPVWVNESRCKACDICVSRCPAGVLSMRQDTHKVLGKVIQVAHPESCIGCCECELHCPDFAIYVAERKDFKFAKLTQEAQERAQKVRENKYMAL; this is translated from the coding sequence ATGTCTAATATGGTCGCCCCAGATAATACGCCTGTCTGGGTAAATGAAAGCAGGTGCAAAGCGTGTGATATATGTGTATCACGCTGTCCAGCAGGTGTCCTCTCTATGAGGCAAGACACACACAAAGTGCTTGGCAAAGTCATACAAGTGGCACACCCAGAGAGTTGCATAGGGTGCTGTGAGTGCGAGTTGCATTGCCCAGATTTTGCGATATATGTCGCAGAAAGAAAAGATTTTAAATTTGCTAAACTCACGCAAGAAGCGCAAGAAAGAGCGCAAAAAGTGCGTGAGAATAAATATATGGCACTCTAA
- a CDS encoding 2-oxoglutarate synthase subunit alpha translates to MREVISGGNELVAKAAIDAGCRFYGGYPITPSSDIMHELSVLLPKNGGRFIQMEDEIGGICVSLGAAMSGVKSMTGSSGPGISLKVEQIGLGFMAEIPLVIANVMRAGPSTGMPTRVAQGDISFLKHPTHGDFKAVALAPGNLEESYTETIRAFNLAEELMTPVFLLLDETIGHMYGKAYIPEVADVAKTIVNRREFSGDPKEYRPYEVGANESAILNPFFKGYRYHITGLAHGPLGFPTEDAVQGQALIDRLFAKIDSREEHICKNEELDLEGADIAIIAYGSTALSVKEAMIELKKMGKKVGLFRPITIWPSPQKRLKKLGEQFSKILVIELNKGQYLEEVERILERKVEFMGQANGRSISPTQIIEKIKEM, encoded by the coding sequence ATGCGAGAAGTAATTTCAGGTGGCAATGAGTTGGTAGCAAAGGCTGCCATTGATGCGGGTTGTAGATTTTATGGTGGGTATCCTATCACACCGTCTTCGGACATTATGCACGAGCTAAGCGTGCTTTTGCCTAAAAATGGTGGTAGATTTATCCAAATGGAAGATGAGATTGGTGGGATTTGCGTGTCTTTGGGTGCGGCGATGAGTGGCGTAAAATCAATGACAGGAAGCTCTGGACCGGGCATATCACTAAAGGTTGAGCAAATCGGGCTTGGATTTATGGCAGAGATTCCATTAGTGATAGCAAATGTAATGCGTGCAGGACCCTCCACAGGTATGCCTACACGCGTAGCACAGGGCGATATAAGCTTTTTGAAGCACCCTACACACGGGGATTTCAAAGCCGTAGCACTCGCACCGGGGAATTTAGAAGAATCATATACAGAAACTATTAGGGCGTTTAATCTAGCAGAGGAGTTAATGACACCTGTGTTTTTGCTACTTGATGAAACGATAGGGCATATGTATGGCAAGGCATATATCCCTGAAGTAGCTGATGTGGCAAAAACGATTGTCAATAGACGAGAATTTAGTGGCGACCCAAAAGAGTATCGTCCTTATGAGGTTGGCGCAAATGAAAGCGCGATACTAAATCCATTTTTTAAAGGCTATCGCTACCATATCACAGGGCTAGCACACGGACCGCTAGGATTCCCCACAGAGGACGCAGTACAAGGGCAGGCATTGATTGATAGGCTATTTGCAAAGATAGATTCTAGGGAGGAGCATATTTGCAAAAATGAGGAGTTGGATTTGGAGGGTGCAGACATCGCTATAATCGCTTATGGCTCTACGGCACTATCTGTCAAAGAAGCGATGATAGAGCTAAAGAAAATGGGCAAGAAAGTGGGATTATTCCGTCCTATTACGATTTGGCCTAGTCCGCAAAAGCGACTAAAAAAGCTAGGAGAGCAATTTAGCAAAATCTTAGTAATTGAGCTAAACAAAGGGCAGTATTTAGAGGAAGTTGAGCGGATTTTGGAGCGCAAAGTCGAGTTTATGGGGCAGGCAAATGGTAGAAGCATATCGCCTACTCAAATCATAGAAAAAATCAAGGAGATGTAA
- the mltG gene encoding endolytic transglycosylase MltG: MTTKRIIQTLSSFLDGFFIVILAFFWYLALPICTTQMVSVPQGSIAAIITSLSNNGFEVNQFDKNILRFWGKPQYGIIDMSAGIKGVSTECGLEPRKKSIIGNLAQSQNVENQNLAQASQSTFESAKIFHTISKGDFLYLLTSAKAAQSQITLIPGETMYFFLKDISQKFSLNEERLKNAFKQYSPYQEGVILPDTYKIPNGINEEEIIKNLVSFSLNKHKNLAKKILGKYDEKEWFKYVAMASIIQKEAASIDEMPLVSAVIYNRLKLGMPLQMDGSLNYGEFSHSRVTPERIRKDKSPFNTYLNKGIPPTPVGSASIEAIKAALNPAKVDYLYFVRNKQGKHSFSKTYKEHKENFKK; encoded by the coding sequence ATGACAACAAAGAGGATAATACAAACGCTAAGTAGTTTTTTGGATGGTTTTTTTATCGTCATTTTAGCATTCTTTTGGTATTTGGCATTGCCTATTTGCACTACCCAAATGGTAAGTGTGCCTCAAGGAAGTATCGCTGCAATTATAACAAGTTTAAGCAACAATGGATTTGAAGTTAATCAATTTGACAAAAACATATTGCGCTTTTGGGGCAAGCCTCAATATGGGATTATCGATATGAGTGCGGGCATAAAAGGAGTAAGCACAGAGTGTGGCTTAGAGCCTAGAAAAAAATCTATCATAGGAAATCTAGCACAAAGTCAAAATGTAGAAAATCAAAATCTAGCACAAGCTAGCCAAAGCACTTTTGAGAGTGCAAAAATCTTTCACACTATTTCTAAGGGCGATTTTTTATACTTGCTTACTTCTGCAAAGGCTGCACAATCTCAAATCACACTTATCCCCGGGGAGACAATGTATTTTTTCTTAAAAGATATTTCCCAAAAATTTTCTCTCAATGAGGAGCGACTAAAAAACGCTTTTAAGCAGTATTCTCCATATCAAGAGGGTGTGATTTTGCCTGATACTTATAAGATTCCAAATGGAATCAATGAAGAGGAAATCATAAAAAACCTCGTGTCTTTCTCGCTAAATAAGCACAAAAATCTAGCAAAAAAAATACTTGGGAAATATGATGAAAAAGAGTGGTTTAAGTATGTGGCGATGGCTTCTATTATCCAAAAAGAAGCTGCTAGTATTGATGAAATGCCTCTAGTTTCTGCCGTGATTTACAATCGCTTGAAGCTAGGAATGCCTTTGCAAATGGATGGCTCGCTAAATTATGGGGAGTTTTCTCACTCACGCGTAACGCCTGAACGAATCCGCAAAGACAAATCGCCATTTAACACTTATCTAAACAAAGGTATCCCGCCTACACCTGTGGGAAGCGCAAGTATAGAAGCGATAAAAGCCGCGCTAAATCCTGCAAAGGTGGATTATCTTTATTTTGTGCGAAATAAGCAGGGAAAACACAGCTTTAGCAAGACTTACAAAGAACACAAAGAGAATTTTAAGAAGTAG
- a CDS encoding pseudouridine synthase family protein has product MPFIRSQYFVDSPTKATKFLTQTLGFTPALAQKTIDKARLRIGIDARQIAQKSDILQGIVWLTHFSPHYYEASELLKPIFCTQDFALFDKPPKLLTHPKGNFLHKSLLDSIRFFCGDEAQSIHRLDFETSGAILIAKHKKAQIALKTALMNRKIHKCYLAKVRGEIKNECHINAPIITPTRTQKSQNLSIRSKIDYAALKSNATESSTPKSSTLEYSALESNILQSATKEKSSKSAITRVVPIYFDGEHTFIKAFPLTGRTHQIRLHLAHIGHAIENDFLYGVSDEVSERYLDELRIIRAESATRANIDTKSTTKPNEKSNVKSKAQADSKKTCHTNEELNEICNKKCRDFADKVLALHSFGVDFCYEGVRYMLSTKAPSWWEAR; this is encoded by the coding sequence TTGCCATTTATTCGCTCGCAATATTTTGTAGATTCTCCCACAAAAGCGACAAAATTTCTAACCCAAACTCTTGGATTTACGCCCGCGCTAGCCCAAAAGACAATCGATAAGGCTAGATTGCGTATCGGCATAGACGCTAGGCAAATCGCACAAAAAAGCGACATACTGCAAGGAATCGTGTGGCTTACGCATTTTTCGCCACATTATTACGAAGCAAGTGAGTTACTAAAGCCTATTTTTTGCACACAAGATTTTGCATTATTTGATAAACCGCCAAAGCTACTGACACACCCAAAGGGTAACTTTTTGCATAAAAGCTTGCTTGATTCGATTCGGTTTTTTTGTGGAGATGAGGCACAAAGCATTCATAGGCTTGATTTTGAAACAAGTGGAGCGATACTAATAGCAAAGCACAAAAAAGCTCAAATAGCCCTAAAAACCGCACTAATGAATCGCAAAATCCACAAATGCTATCTAGCAAAAGTGCGCGGAGAAATCAAAAATGAATGCCACATAAATGCACCTATCATCACACCTACCCGCACTCAAAAAAGCCAAAACCTCTCTATTCGCTCCAAAATCGACTATGCCGCGCTAAAATCTAATGCGACAGAATCTAGCACGCCAAAATCCTCTACACTAGAATATTCCGCACTAGAATCAAATATACTGCAATCCGCCACAAAAGAAAAATCCTCTAAAAGTGCGATTACACGCGTTGTGCCCATATATTTTGATGGGGAGCATACTTTTATCAAGGCTTTTCCACTCACGGGGCGCACTCATCAAATCCGACTGCATCTAGCACATATAGGACACGCGATAGAAAATGACTTTCTCTATGGGGTAAGCGATGAAGTAAGTGAGAGATATTTAGATGAACTTCGCATTATTAGAGCAGAATCTGCAACCCGCGCAAACATAGATACAAAATCCACAACAAAGCCAAATGAGAAATCAAATGTAAAATCTAAAGCGCAAGCAGATTCTAAAAAGACTTGCCACACAAACGAGGAATTAAATGAAATTTGTAATAAAAAATGTAGAGATTTTGCAGATAAGGTTTTGGCACTGCATTCTTTTGGTGTGGATTTTTGCTATGAGGGGGTGCGCTATATGCTTTCTACGAAAGCCCCCTCGTGGTGGGAAGCAAGATAG
- a CDS encoding 2-oxoacid:acceptor oxidoreductase family protein — MEAQLRFTGVGGQGVLLAGEILAESKIRAGGYGIQASTYTSQVRGGPTKVDILLDSNEILYPYANEGHIDFMLSTAQVSYEQFKSGVKEGGIIVVEPNLVTPSKEDLQKFQIYQIPIISIAKDEVGNVVTQSVVALAVTVAFTKCVDRDLVYETMISKVPAKVVELNKKAYELGEKYAQEALSKGAAKG, encoded by the coding sequence ATGGAAGCACAACTACGATTTACAGGCGTGGGAGGGCAGGGCGTCTTGCTTGCGGGGGAGATTTTAGCCGAGTCCAAAATCCGCGCTGGTGGCTATGGAATCCAAGCTTCTACTTATACTTCTCAAGTGCGTGGCGGACCCACTAAAGTGGATATTTTGCTTGATTCTAATGAGATTTTGTATCCTTATGCAAATGAGGGGCATATCGACTTTATGCTATCCACCGCGCAAGTGAGCTATGAGCAATTCAAAAGTGGCGTAAAAGAGGGTGGCATCATCGTAGTTGAGCCAAATCTTGTTACGCCTAGCAAGGAGGATTTGCAAAAATTCCAAATCTATCAAATTCCAATCATTTCTATCGCAAAAGATGAAGTCGGCAATGTCGTAACACAATCAGTTGTGGCACTTGCTGTAACGGTGGCATTTACCAAGTGTGTGGATAGGGATTTGGTATATGAAACGATGATTTCTAAAGTGCCTGCTAAAGTTGTGGAGCTAAACAAAAAGGCTTACGAGCTGGGCGAAAAATATGCACAAGAAGCATTAAGCAAAGGTGCGGCTAAAGGCTAG
- a CDS encoding porin family protein, which yields MRKSKILKSTCVLACVLSATFASANPTNTPTHTSPQLPQQSLQAKKTYLEQELKELESRERDQLEIETLEAKIQFLKEKQSLQPQTPIKAPATQSQEPISQQPVSYALQDEYDDDDEYDDDDEQAQRDAEVKRAFGKNRNGVFLRFMAGSMRPKTAFNREQEIGFGFGVGYQRFFSFLGFGKPSKSPLGFRVYVDSFAPFSNGRTQTMSSANIDGLLEFNFPNSYSYFGVFGGVGYARFDVWDSTSQMLSFRSNYHRNTIAYNFGAALTLGAKHRLEFYYKVLPKRNTTRLDFAWKERNIIAFVYQYTF from the coding sequence ATGAGAAAATCAAAAATTCTTAAATCCACTTGCGTGCTAGCTTGTGTGCTAAGTGCCACTTTTGCTAGCGCAAACCCTACAAACACTCCTACACACACTTCGCCACAGCTACCACAGCAAAGTTTGCAAGCCAAGAAGACTTACTTAGAGCAAGAGCTAAAAGAGCTAGAATCTAGGGAAAGAGACCAGCTAGAAATAGAAACTCTAGAAGCAAAAATACAATTCCTAAAAGAAAAGCAATCACTCCAACCACAAACCCCCATAAAAGCCCCAGCTACTCAATCCCAAGAGCCTATAAGCCAACAGCCCGTAAGCTATGCACTCCAAGATGAATACGATGATGACGATGAATACGATGACGATGATGAGCAAGCCCAAAGAGATGCCGAAGTCAAGCGTGCGTTTGGAAAAAACCGCAATGGTGTTTTTCTGCGCTTTATGGCAGGAAGTATGCGCCCAAAAACAGCTTTCAATAGAGAGCAAGAGATTGGATTTGGATTTGGTGTGGGGTATCAGAGATTTTTTAGCTTTTTGGGGTTTGGCAAGCCTAGCAAAAGTCCTCTAGGATTTAGAGTGTATGTGGATTCTTTCGCTCCATTTAGCAATGGTCGCACCCAAACAATGTCAAGCGCAAATATTGATGGCTTGCTAGAATTTAACTTCCCCAATAGTTACTCATATTTTGGTGTGTTTGGTGGCGTGGGATATGCTAGATTTGATGTGTGGGATTCTACTTCTCAAATGCTAAGTTTCCGCTCCAACTATCACAGAAATACTATTGCGTATAACTTCGGTGCAGCACTCACGCTCGGTGCGAAGCATAGGCTAGAGTTTTACTACAAAGTATTGCCAAAAAGAAATACCACGAGGCTTGATTTTGCTTGGAAAGAGCGCAATATCATAGCTTTTGTTTATCAATATACTTTCTAG
- a CDS encoding PD-(D/E)XK nuclease family protein, with product MNKSEQNPSKATNAKNSNATNTQKSDTLPKAPLQERTLYVFSTQRLIMDFYSKQPQGLMPKALSIGEFFKKSYTIPHKTRINHRIQTIILQGILREVIEQKPNITNLLVFEKSFLGYLEGSDFLLYLFNEIKQHNIKFSDIPNSDIYADFTEHLAIIEEIFTRFENALQKEHFFSVPQKDEIVIISEFIRSFDRIEIFIDGFLNPLESYILEQIALFTPLYIHLKLDRYNALHFPYIAKMLEPNNLESGFSYTIDVQKKPDFQSIPTQNLTCKIIQKSPLASLPSIEAFGFELRIGQCAFVLEKVRELLASGVDGEQIAIITPSSDIVEFFELLDEARNLNYAMGKEQFGVFDKLESLLYAGHQKTNPSENNTILDTQNSANISQQNTNLSTLESILDSSGIYADTSPNIANSIQEILLQYAQIASYINALEWQEVVEVFLEDLHSLRENDTSGGKVRVIEVLETRGLSFEYVFVLDCNDDFIPKVKDSDMFLNTFMRSKLGMPTLKDREQLQKHYYYSLFLHTRKAVYLSHTQNDETTRASLLDELNIKSQNGDELYALFPSQSLPAFVDEEIILPREDLLSRNLSQKEDFRIFGSLDGFRFSPTSLWTFCQCKRKFYFKYLLKIKPQDEENLSMEIGTNLHNALCLAFGKYKNTPLSSEMLEKIKQEFEARLGEGFDKKAQNTQEYKITMQERFAYKINALEMRGFWDSEASRIQDSQDILSQGEGKNALCVLDCERELESSLLHNGKRFLLKGRIDRLDMDAQGRIWILDYKYSRDKADKAYYNFQLAFYKLLVESSLLENGYLGFLGGECAGDLGQDFVGLEKFISRDFANQDRKDTQAMESMQKDSQEKDSKEFEVVKAGLYFLRENQKSFFIPNQNQAKKAKEMILDALQDSAGAQDSVDLQNNVNLQGSVAKSISEDKKEDINSKSVGKVDFSLTSKLQICRNCPYIWLCNRA from the coding sequence ATGAATAAAAGCGAGCAAAATCCCTCAAAAGCCACCAACGCAAAAAACTCTAACGCGACAAATACACAAAAAAGCGATACGCTACCAAAAGCCCCACTCCAAGAGCGCACACTATATGTGTTTTCTACCCAACGGCTGATTATGGATTTTTACTCCAAACAACCACAAGGGCTTATGCCAAAGGCACTAAGCATTGGCGAGTTTTTCAAAAAATCCTACACTATCCCACACAAAACCCGCATAAATCACAGAATCCAAACTATCATTTTGCAAGGCATTTTGCGTGAAGTCATCGAGCAAAAGCCAAATATCACAAATCTTTTGGTGTTTGAAAAAAGTTTTTTGGGCTACTTGGAGGGAAGTGATTTTTTGTTGTATTTGTTTAATGAAATCAAGCAACACAATATCAAGTTTAGTGATATTCCAAATAGTGATATTTACGCGGATTTTACCGAGCATTTGGCTATCATTGAGGAGATTTTCACTCGTTTTGAGAATGCGCTACAAAAGGAGCACTTTTTTAGCGTCCCACAAAAAGATGAAATAGTCATTATTAGCGAGTTTATCCGCTCTTTTGATAGGATAGAGATTTTTATTGATGGGTTTTTGAACCCATTAGAATCCTACATTTTGGAGCAAATCGCGCTTTTTACGCCTCTATACATTCATCTTAAGCTAGATAGATACAACGCCTTACATTTCCCTTATATTGCCAAAATGCTAGAGCCAAATAACCTAGAATCTGGCTTTAGCTACACCATAGATGTTCAAAAAAAACCTGATTTTCAAAGCATTCCCACCCAAAATCTTACCTGCAAAATTATACAAAAATCTCCTCTTGCTTCCTTGCCAAGCATTGAAGCATTTGGCTTTGAGCTGCGAATAGGGCAGTGTGCGTTTGTGCTAGAAAAAGTGCGTGAGCTATTAGCAAGTGGCGTAGATGGCGAGCAAATCGCTATCATCACACCTAGCAGTGATATTGTCGAGTTTTTTGAGCTACTAGATGAAGCGCGAAATCTAAACTACGCGATGGGCAAAGAGCAATTTGGCGTTTTTGACAAACTAGAATCTTTGCTTTATGCAGGACATCAAAAAACAAACCCTAGCGAAAACAATACTATTTTAGACACCCAAAATAGCGCAAATATTTCACAGCAAAATACCAATCTTTCTACGCTAGAATCTATACTAGATTCTAGCGGGATATATGCTGATACTTCCCCAAATATCGCTAACTCTATCCAAGAAATTCTTTTGCAATACGCTCAAATCGCTTCTTATATAAACGCACTAGAATGGCAAGAAGTGGTGGAGGTTTTTTTAGAAGATTTGCACTCTTTGCGGGAAAATGACACAAGCGGGGGAAAAGTGCGGGTGATAGAAGTGCTAGAAACGCGCGGACTTAGCTTTGAGTATGTTTTTGTGCTTGATTGTAATGATGACTTTATCCCCAAAGTCAAAGATAGCGATATGTTTCTAAACACCTTTATGCGCTCAAAGCTAGGTATGCCAACACTAAAAGATAGAGAACAGCTCCAAAAGCATTATTACTACTCACTTTTTTTGCATACACGCAAAGCAGTGTATCTCTCCCACACCCAAAATGACGAAACGACAAGGGCAAGCCTGCTAGATGAGCTAAACATAAAAAGCCAAAATGGCGATGAACTCTACGCACTTTTTCCTAGCCAATCTTTGCCTGCTTTTGTCGATGAGGAAATCATTTTGCCACGCGAGGATTTACTAAGCAGAAATTTATCGCAAAAAGAGGATTTTAGGATTTTTGGAAGTTTGGATGGGTTTAGATTTTCGCCTACGAGTTTGTGGACATTTTGCCAATGCAAGCGCAAATTTTACTTCAAATATCTGCTAAAAATTAAGCCACAAGATGAGGAAAATCTATCTATGGAGATTGGCACAAATCTGCATAACGCGCTTTGTCTTGCTTTTGGCAAATACAAAAATACACCGCTAAGTTCAGAAATGCTTGAAAAAATCAAGCAAGAATTTGAAGCGAGATTGGGTGAGGGATTTGATAAGAAAGCACAAAACACGCAAGAATACAAAATCACAATGCAAGAGCGATTTGCATACAAGATAAATGCGCTAGAAATGCGTGGATTTTGGGATAGTGAAGCAAGTAGAATCCAAGATTCACAAGATATTTTATCGCAGGGTGAGGGCAAAAATGCTTTGTGTGTGCTAGATTGTGAGCGTGAGCTAGAATCTAGCCTACTTCATAATGGAAAAAGATTTTTGTTAAAAGGGAGGATTGATAGGCTTGATATGGACGCGCAAGGGCGGATTTGGATACTAGATTATAAGTATTCGCGAGATAAAGCCGATAAAGCATATTATAATTTTCAGCTTGCTTTTTATAAACTTTTGGTGGAATCAAGTTTGTTAGAAAATGGATATTTAGGATTTTTGGGTGGAGAGTGTGCGGGGGATTTGGGACAAGATTTTGTGGGTTTAGAAAAATTTATAAGCAGAGATTTTGCAAATCAAGACAGAAAAGATACTCAAGCAATGGAATCTATGCAAAAAGACAGCCAAGAAAAAGATTCTAAGGAATTTGAAGTCGTGAAAGCGGGGCTATATTTTTTGCGTGAAAATCAAAAGTCTTTTTTTATCCCAAATCAAAATCAAGCTAAAAAGGCAAAAGAGATGATTTTGGATGCTTTGCAAGATAGTGCAGGAGCGCAAGATAGTGTGGATTTGCAAAATAATGTAAATTTGCAAGGTAGTGTGGCAAAAAGCATAAGCGAGGATAAAAAAGAGGATATAAATTCCAAAAGCGTTGGCAAGGTGGATTTTTCGCTTACTTCCAAGCTGCAAATTTGCCGAAACTGCCCATATATCTGGCTGTGCAACCGCGCTTAA
- a CDS encoding bacteriohemerythrin — protein sequence MLIPQWDDKYSVKNEHIDEQHKRLFVIAKKAAELLHKQVDSSEIKAMLVELFNYMKFHFHDEEEYMASINYPHLEEHREIHKDIVFKMSHLIQNIQYDFKKKLAIITHDWLIEHIMKEDMKIERWHKQHKKSQQGIAQENRPIFLDEKLLEQEEVAHFYSCDCRESFRVLDSVHKKAQSGSVFHCKKCKSIIKFVRDEVLEG from the coding sequence ATGCTGATTCCGCAGTGGGACGACAAATATAGCGTAAAAAACGAGCATATAGATGAGCAGCATAAGCGGCTTTTTGTCATCGCAAAAAAGGCAGCTGAACTGCTACATAAGCAGGTGGATTCTAGTGAGATAAAGGCTATGCTTGTGGAATTGTTTAATTATATGAAATTTCACTTCCACGATGAGGAAGAATATATGGCAAGTATCAATTATCCACACTTAGAAGAGCATCGCGAAATCCACAAAGATATTGTTTTTAAGATGTCTCATCTAATCCAAAATATCCAATATGATTTCAAAAAAAAGCTAGCCATAATCACGCACGATTGGCTAATAGAGCATATTATGAAAGAGGATATGAAAATCGAGCGGTGGCACAAGCAGCACAAAAAATCCCAACAAGGAATCGCACAAGAGAATCGCCCTATTTTCTTAGATGAAAAACTGCTAGAGCAAGAGGAAGTGGCGCATTTTTATAGTTGCGATTGTAGGGAGTCTTTCCGCGTGCTAGATAGCGTGCACAAAAAAGCTCAAAGTGGTTCGGTATTTCACTGTAAAAAATGCAAATCAATCATAAAATTTGTGCGAGATGAAGTCCTAGAGGGCTAA